One stretch of Fictibacillus sp. b24 DNA includes these proteins:
- a CDS encoding DUF2624 family protein, with protein MNPIIVHFVNQKLNSISPNELITLAAQYQLPISQKEAVQIVNILRRQTIDIKNLGQRKRIIDTIAKEVSPEKANYIQYLIQTYIDR; from the coding sequence ATGAATCCAATTATTGTTCATTTTGTAAATCAAAAACTTAATTCGATCAGTCCGAATGAACTGATCACACTAGCCGCGCAATATCAACTTCCAATATCTCAAAAAGAAGCCGTACAAATCGTAAACATTCTGCGAAGGCAGACCATCGATATTAAAAACCTTGGGCAGCGCAAGAGAATCATTGACACTATTGCAAAAGAAGTCAGTCCTGAAAAAGCGAACTATATCCAATACTTAATTCAGACTTATATTGATAGGTAA
- a CDS encoding NCS2 family permease — translation MEQNQVSLKKEVLAGITSFFTIAYIIVVNPLILADAGMPYEGVVLATILTSVVGCLIMGLYANAPIILTPGMGVNAFFTYTIVQGMNLSWQEALAAVVMSGIFFLIAASTPLKDILSKSIPQSLKHSITVGIGLFLTFIGLQKGGIIEASSATFVKLGHLDHPDAILTVVGLAVTLALFLKNVKGSFLIGIALTTLIGFFMGHTQEVKGMSDGFSFKPFGELLFAFDFSGITELSFWIATFSLTMIITFENMGLLYGLLPDQKKFPKAFQANAASSIVSGLFGTSPTISTVESASGIQEGGRTGITSITVAVLFIGSIFAAPFIAYIPDGAIAPILIIIGGLMVQQIQHIPFADFTEMFPSFLIIALIPLTYSIVDGLAFGFIAYPLVKWMSGQKKQVTAPMYVIAFLFFMNFILHTIV, via the coding sequence ATGGAACAAAATCAAGTTTCACTAAAAAAAGAAGTACTCGCAGGGATTACCTCATTCTTCACTATCGCTTATATTATTGTCGTTAATCCACTGATATTAGCGGATGCTGGAATGCCATATGAGGGTGTAGTGCTTGCTACAATTCTTACTTCTGTTGTTGGATGTTTAATCATGGGGCTATATGCGAATGCTCCAATCATTCTGACACCGGGCATGGGTGTTAATGCGTTTTTCACGTACACTATCGTCCAAGGTATGAACCTAAGCTGGCAAGAAGCTCTTGCAGCAGTCGTTATGTCTGGTATTTTCTTTTTAATCGCAGCTTCAACACCGTTAAAAGATATACTTTCTAAAAGTATTCCTCAATCATTAAAACACAGTATTACAGTTGGAATCGGGTTGTTTTTAACGTTCATAGGACTACAAAAGGGTGGAATCATTGAAGCTAGCTCTGCTACTTTCGTGAAGTTAGGGCATTTAGATCATCCTGACGCAATCCTTACAGTTGTAGGTTTGGCTGTTACACTAGCCCTGTTCTTAAAGAACGTGAAGGGAAGCTTTTTAATCGGTATTGCTTTAACCACTCTTATTGGCTTTTTTATGGGCCATACACAAGAAGTTAAAGGAATGTCTGATGGGTTTTCTTTTAAACCGTTTGGAGAATTGCTATTCGCTTTTGATTTTTCAGGCATTACGGAGCTTTCCTTTTGGATTGCGACATTTTCCTTGACCATGATTATCACTTTTGAAAACATGGGATTGTTATATGGACTGTTGCCTGATCAAAAGAAATTCCCAAAAGCCTTTCAAGCCAATGCTGCTTCATCCATCGTTTCTGGTCTCTTCGGAACAAGTCCGACGATCTCAACGGTAGAGAGCGCATCTGGTATTCAAGAGGGCGGCAGAACGGGGATCACAAGTATTACAGTTGCTGTATTGTTTATCGGTTCTATTTTTGCAGCGCCTTTTATCGCTTATATTCCAGATGGAGCAATTGCTCCAATCTTAATCATTATTGGCGGCTTGATGGTACAGCAGATTCAGCATATCCCTTTTGCTGATTTTACAGAGATGTTTCCATCTTTTCTAATCATCGCGCTGATCCCATTAACGTACAGCATTGTGGATGGTCTTGCATTTGGATTTATCGCATATCCACTTGTTAAATGGATGTCTGGGCAGAAGAAACAAGTTACGGCGCCAATGTATGTTATCGCCTTTTTATTCTTTATGAATTTTATCCTTCATACAATCGTATAA
- a CDS encoding metal ABC transporter ATP-binding protein, whose protein sequence is MERALKIEHLYVSYLGNQVVKDISFSVERGSLVGIIGPNGAGKSSMMKAALNLIAKDKGEIQVFGEPLKKWKKKIAYVPQRSDIDWDFPITVFDVVLLGTYPKLGLFKRPSKSDREWAYECLKTVGMEAFGNRQIGELSGGQQQRVFLARALAQKAELFFLDEPFVGIDVASEETIIHILRDLKKEGKTILVVHHDLSKAESYFDHLLLLNKNMIHYGASEEVLQPEVITKAYANQFSFLQPKGVNVTT, encoded by the coding sequence ATGGAACGTGCATTAAAGATTGAACACTTATACGTTTCCTATCTAGGGAATCAAGTTGTTAAAGATATCTCTTTTTCAGTGGAAAGAGGAAGTTTAGTCGGCATCATAGGACCAAATGGAGCGGGTAAATCCAGCATGATGAAAGCTGCATTAAACTTAATCGCTAAAGATAAAGGTGAGATCCAGGTTTTTGGAGAGCCGCTGAAAAAGTGGAAGAAAAAAATCGCCTATGTTCCGCAGCGGTCAGATATCGATTGGGATTTTCCTATCACTGTATTTGATGTAGTGCTTCTTGGGACGTATCCAAAATTAGGACTATTTAAGCGTCCATCTAAAAGTGATAGAGAATGGGCTTATGAATGTTTAAAGACAGTAGGTATGGAAGCGTTCGGTAACCGGCAGATCGGAGAGCTTTCAGGAGGACAGCAGCAAAGGGTATTCCTTGCCCGAGCACTTGCACAAAAAGCAGAGTTGTTTTTCCTTGATGAACCGTTTGTTGGTATTGATGTCGCAAGTGAAGAAACAATCATTCATATATTGAGGGATTTGAAAAAAGAAGGAAAAACGATTCTAGTCGTGCATCACGATTTAAGCAAAGCGGAGTCCTACTTTGACCACTTGCTACTGCTGAACAAAAACATGATTCATTACGGAGCATCTGAAGAAGTTCTTCAGCCAGAGGTGATCACAAAAGCTTATGCAAATCAGTTTTCATTTCTGCAGCCTAAAGGGGTGAATGTGACAACATGA
- a CDS encoding metal ABC transporter permease, which produces MSIFEFFQALLQYEFLQKALFTSVVVGIICGIVGCFIILRGMALMGDAISHAVLPGVAISYMLGINFFFGAVITGVLTAIGIGYVSQNSRIKHDMAIGIMFTSMFAVGIVIITMMKSSADLYHILFGNVLAVRMSDMWITLGIGLLVIGLVVLFYKELLVSTFDPTMAQSYGLPNKWIHYALMAVLTMVTVASLQTVGIVLVVAMLITPAATAYLLTNRLSVMIYLSALIGVVSSVFGLYFSFTYNLASGATIVLVSAFLFALAFFFSPSQGLIWKAHKSRKNRLELMEK; this is translated from the coding sequence ATGAGTATTTTTGAATTTTTTCAAGCGCTGCTGCAATATGAGTTTTTACAGAAAGCACTCTTTACTTCAGTTGTAGTAGGGATAATATGCGGAATCGTAGGATGCTTCATCATTTTAAGAGGCATGGCTCTAATGGGTGATGCGATTTCTCACGCAGTATTACCAGGAGTCGCAATCAGCTATATGCTAGGCATTAACTTTTTCTTTGGAGCAGTTATTACAGGTGTGCTGACAGCAATCGGGATCGGATATGTAAGCCAAAACAGCAGAATTAAACATGATATGGCGATTGGAATCATGTTCACAAGCATGTTTGCTGTGGGTATTGTAATCATCACGATGATGAAAAGTTCTGCAGATTTATATCATATTCTCTTTGGTAATGTTCTTGCTGTAAGGATGAGTGATATGTGGATCACGCTTGGAATCGGCTTATTAGTGATCGGGCTAGTTGTTCTGTTTTATAAAGAACTGCTCGTTTCAACCTTCGATCCAACAATGGCTCAAAGCTACGGACTTCCGAATAAATGGATACACTATGCGCTGATGGCTGTATTAACAATGGTTACGGTTGCTTCTCTGCAGACCGTTGGAATCGTTCTTGTCGTTGCCATGCTAATTACTCCTGCAGCAACGGCATATCTTTTAACAAACCGCTTGTCGGTGATGATTTATTTATCTGCATTAATTGGAGTTGTTTCGTCAGTATTCGGTTTATATTTCAGCTTTACTTACAACCTGGCATCAGGTGCCACGATCGTTTTAGTATCAGCCTTTCTTTTTGCCCTTGCGTTCTTCTTCTCGCCATCTCAAGGGTTAATATGGAAGGCGCACAAATCAAGAAAAAACAGACTAGAGCTGATGGAAAAGTAG
- a CDS encoding metal ABC transporter solute-binding protein, Zn/Mn family, with product MFKRIASLILAGSLIMAAAGCSSGKDDSEKVEVVATYSIIFDLVKNVGGDKVDVHSLAPIGSNPHEYDPLPEDVLKTTDADVIFYNGLNLEEGNSWFNKLLKTSNKDGEDAPVYRVSEGVKAIHLESKGLEKQYDPHAWLNIENGIIYVENIRDALMKEDPENKEYYKSNAEKYIGELKALHDKTVSELNKIPDEKRVLVTSEGAFKYFGEAYNVDTAYVWEINSENQGSPQQIKSLVDLLKERNVPSLFVETSVDARSMETVSKETGIPITGKVFTDSLGKPGEDGDTYKKMMEWNTKTVIEGLK from the coding sequence ATGTTTAAAAGAATAGCAAGTCTCATTTTGGCTGGTTCATTAATAATGGCTGCAGCAGGCTGCAGCTCTGGCAAGGATGATTCAGAAAAGGTGGAAGTCGTAGCGACTTACTCTATCATTTTTGACTTAGTTAAAAATGTTGGTGGAGACAAAGTCGACGTTCATAGCTTGGCGCCGATCGGTTCGAATCCACATGAATATGATCCGTTACCAGAAGATGTTTTAAAAACAACTGACGCAGATGTTATCTTTTATAACGGATTAAACCTAGAAGAGGGAAATTCGTGGTTTAATAAATTATTAAAAACCTCTAATAAAGATGGGGAAGATGCGCCTGTGTACCGTGTAAGTGAAGGTGTTAAAGCCATTCACTTAGAATCTAAAGGACTTGAAAAACAATATGATCCGCATGCATGGCTTAATATTGAGAACGGCATAATCTATGTGGAAAACATTCGAGATGCTCTTATGAAAGAGGATCCAGAAAACAAAGAGTACTATAAAAGCAATGCTGAAAAATACATTGGTGAATTAAAAGCTCTGCATGACAAGACCGTTTCAGAGTTAAATAAGATTCCAGATGAAAAACGAGTACTTGTTACGAGTGAAGGGGCATTTAAGTATTTTGGAGAAGCCTACAATGTGGATACGGCATATGTTTGGGAGATCAACTCAGAAAACCAAGGTTCTCCACAACAGATCAAAAGTTTAGTCGATTTGCTTAAAGAAAGAAACGTTCCTTCGTTGTTTGTAGAAACAAGCGTCGACGCTAGAAGTATGGAAACTGTATCAAAAGAAACAGGTATTCCTATTACAGGAAAAGTGTTTACTGACTCATTAGGGAAACCTGGTGAAGATGGAGACACGTACAAAAAAATGATGGAATGGAACACTAAAACTGTTATTGAAGGATTAAAATAA
- a CDS encoding HAD family hydrolase: protein MKIKAVCFDMDGVVVDTMRYHVEAWRHAFNKKGYDHDEHVFYLREGMPGKKTIKDVFEVFNVDASEEIIEDIYVQKRNYFKENAQYEFIEETVSTLKSLQNLHIPIALVTGSRKEFVNEVLGKLQITFNTIITGDDVKEGKPAPEPYLLAMDQHPFDPSEWLVIENAPLGIQSAKSAGAYCLAVETTLDQKYLKEADQIVKCKDLERTVESLLKGAK, encoded by the coding sequence ATGAAAATTAAAGCAGTTTGTTTTGATATGGATGGTGTGGTTGTAGACACGATGCGTTACCATGTTGAAGCATGGCGTCATGCATTTAATAAAAAAGGCTATGATCATGATGAGCATGTTTTTTATTTGAGAGAAGGAATGCCAGGTAAGAAGACCATTAAAGATGTATTTGAAGTTTTTAATGTAGATGCTTCTGAGGAAATCATTGAAGATATATATGTACAAAAGAGAAACTACTTTAAAGAGAATGCCCAATATGAGTTTATAGAAGAAACGGTTTCTACGCTTAAAAGCCTGCAAAATCTTCATATTCCGATCGCTTTGGTAACAGGAAGCAGAAAAGAATTCGTCAATGAAGTCTTAGGGAAACTTCAAATCACTTTTAATACGATCATTACCGGTGATGATGTGAAAGAAGGAAAGCCTGCGCCAGAACCCTATTTATTAGCCATGGATCAGCATCCTTTCGACCCGTCTGAGTGGCTGGTCATTGAAAACGCACCACTTGGCATTCAATCTGCGAAAAGTGCAGGCGCTTATTGTTTAGCTGTAGAAACTACACTTGATCAGAAATATTTAAAAGAGGCCGATCAAATTGTTAAATGTAAAGATTTAGAACGAACGGTTGAGAGCCTATTAAAAGGGGCTAAGTAA
- a CDS encoding metal ABC transporter ATP-binding protein: MENNANSIAIRVDDLSFHYGDKNVLQHVTMEIKKGSFLGLVGPNGSGKSTLIKCILGLQKPQQGQVYLFGEKVNKFNDWEKIGYVSQKANSFNTAFPATAFEVVSMGLFGKVGLFRFLKAADKKKVWDALKSVNMDNFAHQNIGELSGGQQQRIFIARALVSDPELLILDEPTVGVDTESSESFYKMLKDLHLDNNMTLVLVTHDVGVMTNYVTDVACLNKQVHFHGNTKEFEESSSENMSAFYGHHVHVLHHDHEQK, from the coding sequence ATGGAGAACAATGCAAATTCTATAGCCATTCGTGTAGATGATTTATCGTTCCATTATGGTGATAAAAATGTACTTCAACATGTAACGATGGAAATCAAAAAAGGATCTTTTTTAGGGCTTGTTGGTCCGAATGGTTCAGGTAAATCTACACTGATTAAATGTATATTAGGTCTCCAAAAGCCTCAGCAAGGGCAAGTTTATCTATTTGGAGAAAAAGTAAATAAATTTAATGATTGGGAAAAGATCGGCTACGTTTCCCAAAAAGCAAACAGTTTTAACACTGCTTTTCCTGCAACAGCATTTGAAGTCGTATCTATGGGGCTTTTCGGTAAGGTTGGTTTGTTCCGTTTTTTAAAGGCAGCGGATAAAAAGAAAGTATGGGATGCTTTAAAATCAGTGAATATGGATAATTTTGCGCATCAGAATATAGGTGAACTCTCTGGTGGTCAGCAGCAGCGAATTTTTATCGCGCGGGCGTTAGTAAGCGATCCTGAGCTTTTGATCCTGGATGAACCGACTGTTGGTGTTGATACAGAGTCTTCAGAATCTTTTTATAAGATGTTAAAAGATCTGCATCTTGATAACAACATGACGCTTGTATTGGTTACACATGATGTAGGGGTTATGACGAATTATGTAACAGATGTAGCCTGCTTGAACAAACAGGTTCACTTTCATGGAAATACAAAAGAATTTGAGGAGAGTTCTTCTGAAAACATGTCTGCTTTTTATGGACATCATGTTCATGTTCTCCACCATGACCATGAACAGAAGTAA
- a CDS encoding metal ABC transporter permease, translated as MLPFLKYEFLQNAFFTGIMVGLLAPVLGVFIVVRRQALIADALSHITLAGIAANLLLGKWSSFFAAANPIYLGMAFSVGGAIFIEQLRKVYKHYEELAIPIIMSAGIGLSVIFISMADGFNTDLFNYLFGSIIAVKKSDVWTVFAILIVVLLFVFFMYKELFVLSFDEEQGKLSGIRSSWILIAFMAITALVIAASMKIVGILLVSALMTLPVAASIRIAKGFKQAIWLSVLFGEAAVISGMFLSYYLDLASGGTIVLCLVVILCLSILYKKFTGSRKVGHL; from the coding sequence ATGTTACCGTTTTTAAAATACGAATTTTTACAAAACGCCTTCTTTACAGGGATAATGGTCGGACTGCTTGCACCAGTGTTAGGAGTCTTTATCGTTGTGAGGAGGCAAGCTTTAATTGCAGATGCACTTTCTCACATTACTTTAGCGGGAATTGCAGCTAACTTGTTGTTAGGAAAGTGGTCTTCATTCTTTGCTGCAGCTAATCCCATATATCTAGGAATGGCTTTTTCGGTAGGTGGAGCCATTTTTATAGAACAGCTTAGAAAAGTATACAAACATTACGAAGAACTAGCTATACCAATTATCATGTCAGCAGGAATAGGCCTAAGTGTTATTTTTATTTCAATGGCAGATGGATTCAATACTGATCTGTTCAATTACTTATTTGGAAGTATTATCGCAGTTAAGAAGTCGGATGTATGGACTGTTTTTGCTATTCTTATTGTTGTCCTTCTATTTGTATTCTTTATGTACAAAGAATTGTTCGTCCTATCCTTTGATGAAGAGCAAGGGAAACTATCTGGAATACGAAGCAGCTGGATCTTAATTGCTTTTATGGCCATTACCGCTTTAGTTATTGCAGCATCGATGAAAATAGTCGGTATTCTTTTGGTTTCTGCTCTTATGACGCTGCCGGTAGCGGCAAGTATCCGAATCGCAAAAGGTTTCAAACAGGCAATCTGGCTTTCCGTTCTTTTCGGAGAGGCTGCCGTAATTTCTGGCATGTTTCTTTCCTACTATCTCGATCTTGCTTCAGGAGGAACCATTGTTTTATGCCTTGTTGTTATTTTATGCTTAAGTATTCTTTATAAAAAATTTACAGGTTCCAGAAAGGTGGGTCACTTGTGA
- a CDS encoding Fur family transcriptional regulator — protein MTIDKAMEILKENGYKYTEKRKDLISLFAEEKRYLSAKDVQEGLKEKYPGLSFDTIYRNLTTFVDLELLEDTEWEGEKKFRFTCAHNEHHHHLICLTCGSTKSIHTCPMEVLNSELNGFDVTGHKFEIYGYCTDCRD, from the coding sequence ATAACGATAGATAAAGCAATGGAGATTCTGAAAGAGAATGGCTATAAGTATACAGAAAAGAGAAAAGATCTTATTTCTTTATTCGCAGAGGAAAAAAGATATCTTTCTGCAAAAGATGTACAAGAAGGGCTAAAAGAAAAATATCCTGGTCTTAGTTTTGATACGATTTATCGAAATTTAACGACCTTCGTTGATCTAGAATTGCTTGAAGATACCGAATGGGAAGGCGAAAAAAAGTTTCGGTTTACGTGTGCACACAATGAACACCATCACCATTTAATCTGTCTCACCTGTGGCAGCACGAAATCGATTCACACTTGCCCGATGGAAGTTCTGAACAGTGAACTAAACGGGTTTGACGTGACAGGTCATAAATTTGAGATCTACGGCTATTGTACGGACTGCAGAGATTAA
- a CDS encoding DUF1540 domain-containing protein: MPEVKCNVSNCTYWGEGNNCAADAILVEIDKHANMSVDMSADGNLHGDAAHKDAAYDPAETCCHTFKPKH, translated from the coding sequence ATGCCTGAAGTAAAATGTAATGTTTCGAATTGTACCTATTGGGGTGAAGGCAATAACTGTGCAGCAGATGCCATTCTTGTTGAAATCGATAAGCATGCGAATATGTCTGTTGATATGAGCGCTGATGGTAACCTCCATGGAGATGCCGCTCATAAAGATGCTGCCTATGATCCAGCTGAAACGTGTTGTCATACATTTAAACCAAAGCACTAA
- a CDS encoding DUF4190 domain-containing protein, giving the protein MAYERDERNINEAGFREEMAAEAVPVPVRSDMTLPENERPRYADREKDHGHEHEVNRERAGGKAAGVIAIILSVLSLFILPVLFGAAGIIVGFIARRQGAHSLGNWAIGIGIVSIIISLFFAPFF; this is encoded by the coding sequence ATGGCATACGAAAGAGATGAACGTAATATAAACGAAGCTGGATTTCGTGAAGAGATGGCGGCTGAAGCTGTACCCGTTCCTGTAAGAAGTGATATGACACTACCTGAAAACGAGCGTCCTCGTTATGCGGATAGAGAAAAAGATCACGGACATGAACACGAAGTAAATCGTGAAAGAGCAGGAGGAAAAGCGGCTGGAGTCATCGCGATTATTCTTTCTGTCTTATCACTGTTCATACTACCCGTGTTATTTGGAGCAGCAGGTATTATCGTTGGTTTTATTGCCAGAAGACAAGGTGCACATTCGCTTGGGAATTGGGCGATCGGAATTGGTATCGTATCGATAATCATTTCGTTATTTTTTGCACCGTTCTTTTAA
- the ispG gene encoding flavodoxin-dependent (E)-4-hydroxy-3-methylbut-2-enyl-diphosphate synthase has product MSEITHRSKTRPVKVGPLTIGGTDQVIVQSMTTTKTHDVEATVAEIKRLEEAGCQVVRVACPDMRAAEAIADIKKRINIPLVVDIHFDYKLALKAIEGGADKIRINPGNIGRREKVEAVVKAAKAKGIPIRIGVNAGSLEKKYLEKYGYPTADGMVESALHHIQILEELDFHDIIVSMKASDVNLAIEAYEKASKAFDYPLHLGITESGTLFAGTVKSAAGLGAILHKGIGNTLRISLSADPVEEVKVARELLKSFGLLSDAATLISCPTCGRIEIDLISIANEVEEYISNVRAPIKVAVLGCAVNGPGEAREADIGIAGARGEGLLFRHGEIVRKIPEDQLLDELKKEVDILAKAHEEKLKAEAAAQKI; this is encoded by the coding sequence ATGAGTGAAATCACCCACCGTTCTAAAACAAGACCTGTAAAAGTAGGACCATTAACAATAGGTGGTACAGACCAGGTTATTGTTCAGAGTATGACAACAACGAAGACACATGATGTAGAAGCCACAGTAGCTGAAATAAAGCGTCTAGAAGAAGCAGGCTGTCAGGTCGTACGTGTAGCATGTCCAGACATGCGCGCTGCTGAAGCGATAGCAGATATAAAGAAAAGAATTAATATTCCGCTTGTAGTGGACATTCATTTTGATTATAAACTCGCTCTTAAGGCTATCGAAGGCGGAGCTGACAAAATCAGAATTAATCCTGGAAACATCGGGCGCCGCGAAAAGGTAGAAGCCGTAGTTAAAGCAGCTAAAGCTAAAGGGATTCCAATTCGAATAGGTGTTAACGCAGGTTCTCTTGAAAAGAAATATCTTGAAAAATACGGATATCCTACTGCAGATGGTATGGTGGAAAGCGCACTTCACCATATTCAAATTCTAGAGGAACTTGATTTTCATGATATTATCGTTTCAATGAAAGCCTCAGATGTTAATTTAGCGATAGAAGCTTATGAAAAAGCTTCAAAAGCATTTGACTATCCGCTGCACCTTGGTATTACAGAATCAGGTACACTTTTTGCTGGTACTGTTAAGAGTGCCGCTGGCCTTGGAGCAATTCTTCATAAAGGCATCGGTAATACTTTACGTATTTCGTTAAGTGCGGACCCGGTTGAAGAAGTTAAAGTGGCTCGTGAGCTCTTGAAATCATTCGGACTTTTATCTGACGCAGCTACCTTGATCTCCTGTCCAACTTGCGGCCGAATTGAAATTGACTTAATTTCAATAGCTAATGAAGTAGAAGAATATATCTCTAATGTACGTGCTCCTATCAAAGTAGCTGTTCTAGGCTGCGCAGTAAACGGGCCTGGTGAGGCTCGTGAAGCTGATATTGGTATAGCTGGGGCTCGTGGAGAAGGATTGTTATTCCGACACGGAGAAATTGTACGAAAGATTCCTGAAGATCAATTGTTAGATGAACTGAAGAAAGAAGTAGATATTTTAGCAAAAGCTCATGAAGAAAAGTTAAAAGCTGAAGCAGCTGCACAAAAAATATAA
- a CDS encoding LysM peptidoglycan-binding domain-containing protein: MKRFLRACAIMLILYVVAYDLKIGTLPQSTPANANAEIKTEKKQKKSYETYEVKPGETLISVVEKLNTNGNYSIVTMIKDFKSLNPGVNPENIQLGKSYKFPLYNKVDR, translated from the coding sequence ATGAAACGTTTCCTGAGAGCCTGTGCGATTATGCTTATTTTATATGTGGTTGCTTATGATTTAAAAATTGGTACACTCCCTCAATCTACACCTGCAAATGCTAATGCGGAGATAAAAACAGAAAAAAAGCAAAAAAAATCTTACGAAACATATGAGGTTAAGCCAGGTGAAACCTTAATCTCAGTTGTTGAGAAGCTTAATACGAATGGAAATTATTCTATCGTTACCATGATAAAAGATTTTAAATCATTGAATCCTGGAGTGAACCCAGAAAATATTCAATTAGGAAAATCATATAAATTTCCGCTATATAATAAAGTGGATAGATAA
- a CDS encoding DUF1002 domain-containing protein, producing the protein MKKAKVLALLSIMAAALFIAPLKMFADAAPGDVIVTLGQNLTEEQKNSLLKEMDVSADVETVQVTNEEEHQYLGEYISKAQIGSKAISSSKITIGEKDQGLSVETNNINWVTEEMYMNALTTAGVTDAEIYVTAPFEVSGTAALTGILKAYETTAQIEIPEAQKQVANEEMVKTAKLGERIGTKEATELMTRVKEEIAKNPVQSEEDLRALIEKVAKDMGIELTQDELNGLIALFNKMKDLNIDWDQVQSDLKNISENLGDFLNKEETQSFIQKIIDFLIALIEAIKSLFK; encoded by the coding sequence ATGAAAAAAGCAAAAGTGCTCGCCCTGCTATCTATAATGGCTGCAGCATTATTTATTGCCCCTTTAAAAATGTTTGCAGACGCAGCACCTGGGGATGTCATCGTTACACTTGGACAAAACTTAACTGAAGAACAAAAGAACAGTTTATTAAAAGAGATGGATGTATCTGCTGATGTAGAGACAGTACAAGTTACAAATGAAGAAGAACACCAATATCTAGGTGAATATATATCAAAAGCTCAAATTGGATCAAAAGCGATCTCGTCATCTAAGATTACAATTGGTGAAAAAGATCAAGGTTTATCTGTTGAAACCAACAATATTAATTGGGTAACAGAAGAAATGTATATGAATGCATTAACGACTGCTGGTGTTACAGATGCAGAGATTTATGTTACAGCACCTTTTGAAGTGTCTGGTACAGCAGCGTTAACAGGTATTCTTAAAGCATACGAAACAACAGCTCAGATTGAGATTCCAGAAGCGCAAAAACAAGTAGCTAATGAAGAAATGGTTAAAACAGCTAAATTAGGAGAAAGAATCGGTACAAAAGAAGCAACAGAATTAATGACTCGTGTTAAAGAGGAAATCGCAAAGAATCCGGTACAGTCAGAAGAAGATTTGAGGGCGTTAATCGAAAAAGTTGCAAAAGATATGGGAATCGAACTGACTCAAGATGAATTGAACGGGCTTATTGCGCTATTTAATAAGATGAAAGATCTAAATATTGATTGGGATCAAGTTCAGAGCGATCTTAAGAACATTAGTGAAAACCTTGGAGACTTCTTAAACAAGGAAGAGACACAATCTTTTATTCAGAAAATAATCGACTTTCTTATCGCACTGATAGAGGCGATTAAATCACTCTTTAAATAG
- a CDS encoding DUF1189 family protein, with protein MKLHIRFVKSLFSIMSIAQFRLLGVGSTILYVLSLTLLCIVPVLIIFLLSLLSGNQSLSNFESFGLNPDQMQNFATSLDGIYPIIIAVIYAVMYVLFSGILFSGVSIIAGIAIPAAKILGRKLTYRHLWVISCYSITLPSVLITILFTLNIHVPHSFIWFWLLSFIICILAITKTPSKKNKKSGL; from the coding sequence ATGAAATTACATATTCGTTTTGTTAAAAGTTTATTTTCCATAATGTCGATTGCTCAATTTAGATTATTAGGTGTAGGGAGTACTATTCTTTATGTTCTATCCCTAACCTTATTATGTATTGTGCCTGTATTAATCATTTTCTTATTAAGTCTTTTGTCAGGTAATCAATCCTTGTCCAATTTTGAAAGCTTTGGCTTAAATCCAGATCAAATGCAAAATTTTGCTACCTCACTAGATGGAATATACCCTATCATTATAGCCGTAATCTATGCGGTGATGTATGTCCTGTTCTCAGGCATACTATTTTCAGGTGTTTCCATAATAGCTGGTATTGCAATTCCTGCAGCAAAAATTTTGGGCAGAAAACTTACGTATAGACATCTATGGGTCATATCTTGTTATTCAATTACCCTTCCTTCTGTCTTGATCACAATTCTTTTTACTTTAAATATTCATGTTCCTCACTCTTTTATTTGGTTTTGGCTATTATCATTTATAATTTGCATCCTAGCTATTACTAAGACACCTTCGAAAAAAAATAAAAAAAGCGGCCTGTGA